The Streptomyces tendae DNA segment TTCTCATCGTCCGTGGCTCGCACGATCGCCGGGATGGCGTCCAGGCCGGCCTCGCGGCAGGCACGCCATCGCCGCTCGCCCATGATCAGCTCGTAGCGACCGCCGCCCACCTGCCGCACGACCACGGGCTGGAGGAGGCCCACCTCCTGGATGGAGGTGATGAGCTCGGCCAGGGCGTCCTCGTCGAACACCTCACGGGGCTGCCGGGGGTTGGGCGTGATGGCGTCGAGGGGGATCTCGGCGAAGTGAGCGCCCACCGGCGGAGCCGGCGCGGCAGCAGGGGTCGCCGCGGTCGTGTCCTCGGTTTCACGTGAAACAGACGTCAGTGCGGCCACCTTCGCGGCCGCCACCCCACGCTCGTTCGGCAGGATGGGAACGGCTGTGGGTGACAGGGAAGCCGTCCCGCCCATTGCGGCCGGTGGCACCGTCTTCTCTACCGGGGCAGCGGGGATCAGTGCTCCGAGACCACGACCCAGCCCCCTCCGTCGCTCACTCACTGCACGCCCTCCACCATGTTCGGATCAGTCTGCTGTGCGCCGATGTGCGCCTGCGATGCGTCATAGCTGACGCCGACGCCCCTGAGCGCGATCTCACGCGCCGCCTCGAAGTACGAGAGAGCACCGCTCGATCCAGGATCGTAAGTCAGCACCGTCTGGCCGTAGCTCGGCGCCTCGGAGATACGGACGGAGCGGGGGATGCTGGTCCGCAGGACTTCGTCGCCGAAGTGGGTGCGTACCTCCTCCGCGACCTGGGAGGCGAGCCGCGTCCGGCCGTCGTACATGGTGAGCAGGATGGTCGAGACGTGCAGGGTGGGGTTCAGGTGCCCCCGGACCAGGTCGACGTTGCGCAGCAGCTGCCCGAGCCCTTCCAACGCGTAGTACTCGCACTGGATCGGGATCAGCACCTCCTGGCCCGCCACGAGGGCGTTGACCGTGAGCAGGCCGAGCGACGGCGGGCAGTCGATGAGGATGTAGTCCAGCGGCTGCTCATAGGCCTGGATCGCCCGCTGCAGTCGGCTCTCACGCGCCACCAGTGACACCAGCTCGATCTCCGCACCGGCGAGATCAATGGTGGCGGGGGCACAGAAGAGTCCCTCGACGTCCGGCACGGGCTGGACGACCTGCGCCAGCGGCTTGCTCTCCACCAGCACGTCGTAGATGGAGGGCACCTCGGCGTGGTGGTCGATGCCCAGGGCGGTGGACGCGTTGCCCTGAGGGTCGAGGTCGATCACCAGGACACGGGATCCGTGCAGTGCGAGCGAGGCCGCGAGATTGACGGTGGTCGTCGTCTTGCCGACGCCGCCCTTCTGGTTGGCGACCACGATGACACGGGTCTGCTCAGGCCGCGGAAGCCCCTCACCGGCACGGCCCAGAGCCTCAACCGCCAGTTGGGCAGCACGACCGATGGGAGTGTCGTCCATCGGAGGCGGTGTTTCACGTGAAACATCCGCCCCCATCGATTCGGTACGGGGACCGGGGACCGGGTCGGTCATCGGTCCCGCGATGTTGGCGTCGGACCGCAAGGATTCACTCTCCTCGACTTCAGGCTCGCAATGAACAGAGCCTCCCATGCCTACGGGGTCGCGAACCAGTGAGGCCTGACGTTCTGTGGAGAAATCCACCTCTGTGGACAACTCCGTACCCCGGGAGGGGGCGGGTTGCTCGTCGGAGGCAGGGCTCTCTCCGAGGGCACCGAGGGGCTTCCGGTCACGGGGTTCGGCCGCAGCGCGGCCCCGACTGATGATGCCGTGCAGCAGTGAGCG contains these protein-coding regions:
- a CDS encoding ParA family protein, which gives rise to MGGSVHCEPEVEESESLRSDANIAGPMTDPVPGPRTESMGADVSRETPPPMDDTPIGRAAQLAVEALGRAGEGLPRPEQTRVIVVANQKGGVGKTTTTVNLAASLALHGSRVLVIDLDPQGNASTALGIDHHAEVPSIYDVLVESKPLAQVVQPVPDVEGLFCAPATIDLAGAEIELVSLVARESRLQRAIQAYEQPLDYILIDCPPSLGLLTVNALVAGQEVLIPIQCEYYALEGLGQLLRNVDLVRGHLNPTLHVSTILLTMYDGRTRLASQVAEEVRTHFGDEVLRTSIPRSVRISEAPSYGQTVLTYDPGSSGALSYFEAAREIALRGVGVSYDASQAHIGAQQTDPNMVEGVQ